The proteins below come from a single Propionispora hippei DSM 15287 genomic window:
- a CDS encoding EutN/CcmL family microcompartment protein, with amino-acid sequence MHLAKVIAKVVATQKAEKLVGGKLLVIKSVDEHRNLMNHEPPYVALDCVGAGVGDCVLVDWGGSVDNDPRMVSDMSIVGIIDTIEFE; translated from the coding sequence ATGCACTTGGCCAAAGTGATCGCTAAAGTAGTCGCCACGCAAAAAGCGGAAAAACTGGTAGGCGGCAAACTGCTCGTGATTAAATCGGTGGATGAGCATAGAAATTTGATGAACCATGAGCCGCCGTATGTGGCACTGGACTGCGTGGGAGCCGGCGTGGGAGACTGCGTGCTGGTGGACTGGGGCGGCAGCGTGGATAACGATCCCCGTATGGTCAGCGATATGTCCATTGTCGGTATTATTGACACCATTGAATTTGAATAA
- a CDS encoding acetaldehyde dehydrogenase (acetylating), with amino-acid sequence MDFDKDLQSIQEVRAKVKQAKQAAVRFSEYAQETIDQIVAALCAAALDNAEHLARLAKEETGYGKWEDKVVKNTFAARTVYESMQGLKTVGILHDDQEKKIVEVGVPVGVIAALIPSTNPTSTVIFKALIALKAGNAIIFSPHPTAVRCIRETVRILQEAATRSGAPEGILSCLTIPTIDGTNALMKHKDVSLILATGGEAMVRAAYSSGTPAIGVGPGNGPAFIERSADIPQAVQQILESKTFDNGVICASEQSIVVEEIIRDAVIAEMKQRGFYFLSEAESETLGRLLLRPNKTMNPAIVGRNAQEVAVLAGLSVPADAKVLVSFQDTVSYDNPYSREKLTTVLAFYTESTWERACLRCLELLHNEGKGHTMTIHSKNEAVIREFALKKNVSRLLVNTPAALGGIGATTNLVPALTLGCGAAGRSSTSDNVGPLNLINIRRVAYGVRPTPALPAPAGPAVSTKADVLDIEALVRSIISQTK; translated from the coding sequence ATGGATTTCGATAAAGATTTACAAAGCATCCAGGAAGTCAGAGCTAAAGTAAAACAGGCCAAACAGGCCGCGGTCCGGTTCAGTGAATATGCGCAGGAGACAATCGATCAAATTGTTGCCGCCCTGTGCGCCGCCGCCTTAGACAATGCCGAGCATTTGGCCAGGCTGGCCAAGGAGGAAACCGGTTACGGAAAGTGGGAAGACAAGGTGGTTAAAAACACCTTTGCCGCCCGGACGGTGTATGAATCCATGCAAGGTTTGAAAACGGTAGGCATTCTCCACGACGACCAGGAGAAAAAAATCGTGGAGGTCGGTGTGCCGGTAGGAGTCATTGCCGCGCTTATCCCGTCAACCAATCCCACTTCGACCGTCATTTTTAAAGCACTGATCGCGCTGAAAGCGGGTAATGCTATTATTTTTTCACCTCATCCGACAGCGGTACGGTGCATCCGGGAAACGGTGCGGATTTTACAGGAAGCGGCGACGCGCAGCGGAGCGCCGGAAGGCATCCTAAGCTGCCTGACCATTCCGACGATTGACGGCACGAACGCGTTAATGAAACATAAGGACGTCAGCCTGATTCTCGCCACAGGCGGCGAGGCGATGGTCCGGGCGGCTTACAGTTCCGGTACCCCGGCCATTGGGGTAGGTCCGGGCAACGGTCCGGCCTTTATCGAGCGGTCAGCCGACATTCCCCAGGCAGTACAGCAGATTCTGGAGAGTAAAACCTTTGACAATGGTGTGATTTGTGCGTCGGAGCAATCCATTGTGGTTGAGGAAATCATCCGGGATGCGGTCATTGCCGAGATGAAACAGCGGGGCTTTTATTTCCTCAGTGAAGCTGAATCGGAGACGTTAGGCCGCCTTCTGTTGCGGCCCAATAAAACGATGAATCCGGCCATTGTCGGACGCAATGCCCAGGAAGTGGCTGTGCTGGCCGGCTTGTCGGTGCCGGCCGATGCCAAGGTGCTGGTTTCGTTCCAGGACACCGTTTCCTACGATAATCCGTACAGCCGGGAAAAGCTGACCACCGTACTGGCTTTTTATACCGAGTCCACCTGGGAACGGGCCTGCCTGCGCTGCCTGGAATTGTTGCACAATGAAGGCAAAGGGCATACCATGACCATTCACTCGAAAAATGAAGCGGTAATCCGAGAATTCGCACTCAAGAAAAACGTATCCCGGCTGCTGGTCAACACTCCGGCGGCGCTGGGCGGCATCGGAGCCACCACGAATCTGGTACCGGCGTTGACTCTGGGCTGCGGAGCGGCAGGCCGAAGCTCCACTTCCGATAATGTGGGCCCGCTGAACTTAATCAATATACGTCGTGTCGCTTATGGGGTCCGCCCCACTCCGGCGTTGCCGGCCCCGGCCGGTCCGGCCGTGAGCACCAAGGCGGACGTACTGGATATCGAAGCGCTGGTGCGCAGCATTATCAGTCAGACCAAATAA
- a CDS encoding flavoprotein: MTTIPLESDLLQRIVQALLPVLNKNTLIFFTGGAAAAKADEWLKLVDRLLITEAKIVVSPAFGQLAPELFVQRLGARLLTEEAAMRRFIQTAHLGVVPVFTRNTLAKASLGIQDNLVTNGIAAVLMRGLPLIGVKDNYHPDNDHTRELGYQANPAYNAMLLNYEQQLGRLGATLVDSGEFTPVMERTLYPGVFDKTAQSPAAKPQTSRTVKNLVSQPVITWQELSDVAPGTTVTVKENAIVTPLAQEYIKKQGITLQPAG, encoded by the coding sequence ATGACGACTATACCACTTGAATCCGACCTGCTGCAGCGGATCGTCCAGGCCTTGCTGCCAGTACTCAATAAAAACACCCTTATCTTTTTTACCGGCGGCGCGGCGGCGGCTAAAGCTGACGAGTGGCTGAAGCTGGTTGATCGTTTGCTGATTACGGAAGCGAAAATTGTGGTGTCTCCGGCCTTTGGCCAACTGGCGCCCGAGCTGTTTGTTCAGCGGCTGGGGGCAAGGCTCCTGACTGAAGAAGCCGCCATGCGGCGGTTTATCCAGACGGCTCATCTGGGAGTTGTGCCGGTGTTTACCCGAAACACGCTGGCCAAGGCGTCGCTGGGTATTCAGGACAATCTGGTCACCAACGGCATTGCCGCCGTACTGATGCGGGGACTGCCGCTGATTGGCGTCAAGGACAATTACCATCCTGACAATGACCATACCCGCGAGCTGGGCTATCAGGCCAATCCGGCCTATAATGCTATGTTGCTGAATTATGAGCAACAGCTTGGCCGGCTGGGTGCGACGCTGGTTGATTCCGGCGAATTCACCCCGGTTATGGAGCGGACACTGTATCCCGGTGTGTTTGACAAAACGGCGCAAAGCCCTGCAGCAAAACCACAAACAAGTCGGACGGTGAAAAATCTGGTCAGTCAGCCGGTTATTACCTGGCAGGAGCTTAGCGACGTGGCGCCGGGAACCACGGTGACAGTCAAGGAAAATGCTATTGTGACGCCGTTGGCCCAGGAATACATCAAGAAGCAGGGCATTACGCTGCAGCCTGCCGGATAG